One Verrucomicrobiota bacterium genomic region harbors:
- a CDS encoding HAD family hydrolase: MPTPLQRAVFLDRDGVINQPKVVANKPYPPVSIEEFILLPGVTEACARLKQAGFLLVVATNQPDVGRGTLAQSVVEEIHAHLCRALPIDRVEVCYDAGGGNPPSEFRKPRPGMLLRAARDLGIDLGRSFMVGDRWRDIDCGHAAGCKTIFIDYGYDEPLRQMPDFRASGLLAAVPFML; this comes from the coding sequence ATGCCCACACCTCTCCAACGCGCCGTGTTCCTGGACCGCGATGGCGTCATCAACCAGCCCAAGGTGGTTGCCAACAAGCCGTATCCGCCGGTCTCCATTGAAGAATTCATTTTGCTGCCGGGGGTGACGGAGGCGTGTGCCCGATTGAAGCAAGCAGGCTTCCTGCTCGTGGTGGCCACGAATCAGCCGGATGTCGGACGCGGCACGCTCGCGCAATCGGTCGTCGAGGAAATTCACGCGCATCTATGCCGGGCGTTGCCGATTGACCGTGTCGAAGTGTGCTACGATGCCGGCGGCGGCAATCCGCCGAGCGAATTTCGCAAGCCGCGCCCGGGCATGTTGCTCCGCGCCGCGCGGGATCTGGGCATTGACCTGGGGCGCAGTTTCATGGTGGGTGATCGCTGGCGCGATATCGATTGCGGCCATGCCGCCGGCTGCAAAACCATCTTCATTGATTACGGCTACGATGAACCGTTACGGCAGATGCCGGATTTTCGCGCATCCGGTCTGCTGGCGGCCGTGCCGTTCATGCTGTAA
- a CDS encoding SIS domain-containing protein: protein MSTFSQQFLAEVQQVTSQLDAAAIERVVEELARVREHGGRLFILGVGGSAANASHAVNDFRKICGFECYAPTDNVSELTARTNDEGWATIFAEWLKGSRITAKDALLILSVGGGNLEKNVSPNLVAAIQLAKQVGASVLGIVGRDGGYTAKEATACVIVPTVNPNHVTPHSEAFQAVVWHLIVSHPGLKMNRTKWESTK, encoded by the coding sequence ATGTCAACCTTCTCGCAACAATTTCTCGCTGAGGTTCAACAGGTGACGAGCCAACTGGACGCCGCCGCCATTGAACGCGTGGTGGAAGAACTGGCCCGGGTGCGCGAACACGGCGGTCGCCTGTTCATTCTAGGCGTCGGTGGCAGTGCCGCCAACGCCTCGCACGCGGTCAACGATTTCCGCAAAATCTGTGGCTTTGAATGTTACGCGCCCACCGACAACGTGAGCGAATTGACCGCCCGCACCAACGATGAAGGCTGGGCCACCATTTTCGCCGAGTGGCTTAAAGGCAGCCGGATCACTGCCAAAGACGCCTTGCTTATTCTCTCCGTCGGCGGCGGTAATTTGGAAAAGAATGTCAGCCCGAACTTGGTGGCCGCCATCCAACTGGCCAAGCAGGTCGGGGCCTCCGTCCTAGGGATTGTGGGTCGCGACGGCGGGTACACCGCCAAGGAAGCCACGGCCTGCGTGATCGTGCCCACCGTCAATCCCAACCATGTCACCCCGCACTCCGAGGCATTCCAAGCAGTGGTCTGGCATCTGATTGTATCCCATCCCGGGCTCAAAATGAACCGGACCAAGTGGGAAAGCACGAAGTAG
- a CDS encoding Lrp/AsnC family transcriptional regulator: MDALLGLLRENAALKPSQLAALLNCSETDVLTRIQALEKDGVILGYRAILNEEKLGEEYVRAVIEVKITPERGGGFNRLAERIAKYTEVRSCYLMSGGYDLLVVVEGRSLREVASFVSEKLATIHGVISTATHFMLKPYKEQGVLMLPESNPERLAITP; encoded by the coding sequence ATGGATGCATTATTAGGTCTATTGCGCGAAAATGCGGCGCTGAAACCCTCGCAACTGGCGGCGCTGCTCAATTGCAGCGAAACGGACGTGCTGACGAGAATTCAGGCCCTGGAAAAAGACGGGGTAATCCTGGGTTACCGCGCCATATTGAACGAGGAAAAACTCGGAGAGGAATACGTGCGGGCGGTGATTGAAGTCAAGATCACCCCGGAACGCGGCGGCGGTTTCAATCGCCTGGCCGAACGCATCGCCAAATATACCGAGGTGCGCTCCTGCTACCTGATGTCCGGCGGCTACGACTTGCTGGTCGTCGTTGAAGGCCGCAGCTTGCGCGAAGTGGCCTCCTTTGTTTCCGAAAAACTGGCCACCATCCATGGTGTCATCTCCACCGCAACGCATTTCATGCTCAAACCGTACAAGGAGCAGGGCGTGTTGATGTTGCCGGAAAGCAATCCCGAGCGTCTGGCGATCACTCCCTGA
- a CDS encoding MnmC family methyltransferase, whose amino-acid sequence MTAESAYRLVQLANGTYSVHALRERETFHPVIGPVAEAEALYVRQLRLPERAARQTGELVIWDVGLGSAANTLTVLRALQPATCPVRIISFDHTLQPLEFGLTHAAELGYYGGYEAPITRLLQDHQVQFTDGCHAVHWEARLGDFPSFVRSPVARTLPAPHAILFDAYSPARNPEMWTLPLFQCVYQLLDPARPCGMPTYSRSTLLRVTLLLAGFYVGAGHATGEKEETTIAANSLDLIDEPLDHAWLQRVKRSTSAEPLHEPVYRQTRLSADNWDKLLQHPQFHEAL is encoded by the coding sequence ATGACTGCCGAATCAGCATACCGGCTGGTGCAACTGGCCAATGGCACGTACAGCGTTCACGCGCTGCGCGAGCGGGAGACGTTTCATCCCGTCATCGGCCCGGTGGCCGAGGCCGAGGCACTTTACGTGCGCCAGTTGCGGCTGCCGGAGCGGGCCGCCCGCCAAACCGGTGAACTGGTGATCTGGGATGTCGGGCTGGGCTCGGCAGCCAACACGCTGACCGTGTTGCGCGCGTTGCAACCGGCCACTTGCCCGGTGCGGATCATCAGTTTTGACCACACTTTACAACCCTTGGAATTCGGCCTGACCCATGCCGCTGAACTGGGCTATTATGGAGGGTACGAAGCGCCGATCACCCGGCTGCTGCAAGACCACCAGGTTCAGTTTACGGATGGGTGCCATGCGGTGCATTGGGAGGCGCGGCTGGGGGATTTTCCAAGTTTCGTGCGCAGCCCAGTGGCGCGGACATTGCCCGCGCCGCACGCTATCCTATTCGATGCCTACTCCCCGGCGCGGAATCCCGAAATGTGGACGCTACCGCTGTTTCAATGCGTGTATCAACTGCTGGACCCGGCGCGACCATGCGGCATGCCCACGTATTCACGCAGCACGCTGTTGCGGGTAACCCTGTTGCTGGCAGGCTTCTACGTGGGGGCGGGGCACGCCACCGGGGAAAAAGAAGAGACCACGATTGCGGCTAACAGCCTGGACCTGATTGATGAGCCGCTGGACCACGCCTGGCTGCAACGCGTCAAACGTTCCACCAGCGCCGAACCATTGCATGAGCCGGTGTATCGCCAGACACGGCTATCTGCGGATAACTGGGATAAACTGCTGCAACACCCGCAATTTCATGAGGCCTTGTAA
- a CDS encoding GIY-YIG nuclease family protein: MYWVYVIENLSGMFYVGQTDDLDARLANHNRTDKTAGKFTRKHGPWQLVWSEAHPTRVSAMARERQIKAMTSARWIRANLLDGRVPTRWDLHPSHLAQFFRRETGLSPSDYRQQR, encoded by the coding sequence ATGTACTGGGTGTACGTCATCGAGAATCTCTCCGGCATGTTTTACGTGGGCCAAACGGATGATTTGGATGCCCGCCTCGCCAATCATAACCGCACGGACAAGACCGCCGGTAAATTCACCAGGAAGCATGGCCCTTGGCAATTGGTCTGGAGCGAAGCCCACCCAACTCGTGTAAGTGCCATGGCGCGGGAACGGCAGATCAAGGCCATGACGTCTGCGCGCTGGATTCGCGCGAACTTGCTCGACGGTAGAGTCCCGACGCGTTGGGATCTCCATCCCAGCCACCTTGCACAGTTCTTCCGCCGGGAAACCGGCCTTTCCCCAAGCGATTATCGGCAGCAGCGTTGA
- a CDS encoding NAD(P)-dependent alcohol dehydrogenase: MNTTKTKAFAAQSATSPLASATIPRRAPTPRDVQIEILYCGICHSDLHYARNEWSSLMQTVYPCVPGHEIVGRVTKVGSAVTKFHPGDLAGVGCLVDADLSCPHCRAGNEQFSPTQVWTYGGTDKHLGLPTYGGYSESIVVDEHFVLRTPTNLPLAGVAPLLCAGITTYSPLRHWKVGPGKKAGIVGLGGLGHMGVKFARAFGAHVVVFTTSPSKKDDAIRLGAHEVVLSRNADEMNKHVGSFDFILDAVAATHDVNAYLNLLKVDGNLTLVGAPEKPHAISAFSLIMGRRSLSGSPIGGIAETQEMLDFCAQHNITADVEVIPIQKVNEAYDRMAKGDVKYRFSIDMASLKAE, from the coding sequence ATGAACACGACCAAAACCAAAGCCTTCGCCGCGCAAAGCGCGACCTCACCACTGGCCTCCGCCACCATTCCGCGCCGCGCGCCGACCCCACGCGACGTGCAAATCGAAATCCTCTATTGCGGCATCTGCCATTCGGACCTCCACTACGCGCGCAACGAGTGGAGCAGCCTGATGCAGACCGTTTATCCCTGCGTGCCGGGGCACGAGATTGTCGGCCGCGTCACGAAGGTTGGATCGGCCGTGACCAAGTTCCATCCCGGCGATCTTGCTGGCGTCGGCTGCCTGGTGGATGCCGATCTGTCATGTCCCCATTGCCGCGCGGGCAACGAGCAGTTTTCGCCCACCCAGGTTTGGACGTATGGCGGGACTGACAAACATCTCGGTCTGCCCACTTATGGCGGTTATTCAGAAAGCATCGTCGTGGACGAGCACTTCGTCCTCCGCACGCCGACCAACCTTCCGCTCGCTGGAGTCGCTCCGTTGCTCTGCGCCGGCATCACCACCTATTCGCCGCTGCGCCACTGGAAGGTCGGCCCGGGCAAGAAGGCCGGTATTGTTGGGTTGGGTGGACTCGGGCACATGGGCGTGAAGTTTGCCCGCGCCTTCGGGGCGCACGTCGTGGTTTTCACCACTTCTCCCTCCAAGAAAGACGATGCCATCCGCCTCGGCGCCCATGAGGTCGTCCTGTCGCGCAACGCCGACGAGATGAACAAGCACGTCGGCAGTTTCGACTTCATTCTCGATGCGGTCGCCGCCACGCACGATGTGAACGCCTATCTCAATCTGCTGAAAGTGGACGGCAATCTCACCCTCGTCGGCGCGCCCGAGAAGCCGCACGCCATCTCCGCTTTTTCGTTGATCATGGGCCGCCGCAGCCTGTCGGGTTCTCCCATCGGCGGCATCGCCGAGACCCAGGAGATGCTCGATTTCTGCGCCCAGCACAACATCACTGCGGACGTTGAAGTCATCCCGATCCAGAAGGTCAACGAAGCCTACGACCGCATGGCCAAGGGCGATGTAAAATACCGGTTCTCGATTGATATGGCCTCGCTCAAGGCGGAATAA
- a CDS encoding TolC family protein, whose product MQKQQIPIIKWNEDGDENPKAEDRSPKEDRSPKEDRRPKAETHDLRNATSDFGDRLSFGIRISVFGILLLLAGCHGTPIATEKSARQNVAQVGATYRPHEAKPPLPELSTNAPLQTFLTYALLNQPRVEAAFYDWASAVERITVERGRPDPQLKLTANIQDAINGLLFGFMTDLPGPGKLAAQAEVAAAESRVKYYAYEFTLVQAAYDVKKAYYQLHFLADKLRINRETLALLNDLEKLARSQNEVGKVTLQDVLRAQIEQDRMQNEIANLEDSRLPLLAQFKAALGLAGTQANPPVPHQFETIPLELDADKILALALARNSRLKGMEAEIRLAEASIHLARKGKVPDFSAGLEVDALASPTMISPQTGISLPIWRDKITAKIAAAQAGQRASAARLSTEQISLAVDIAEKLYLCRESARNLQLVQQHLIPKAKMALDVGRSSYLVGKVDFFNLSDMQRQLLQFQLMEVDARIQRELALAELSLLVIGQIPEGAPVVEKK is encoded by the coding sequence ATGCAAAAACAACAAATACCGATTATCAAATGGAACGAAGACGGGGATGAAAATCCGAAGGCCGAAGACCGAAGTCCGAAAGAAGACCGAAGTCCGAAAGAAGACCGAAGGCCGAAGGCTGAAACACACGACCTGAGGAATGCTACTTCGGATTTCGGGGATCGGCTTTCTTTCGGCATTCGGATTTCGGTTTTCGGAATTCTCCTGCTACTGGCGGGCTGCCATGGCACACCCATTGCCACCGAGAAAAGCGCCCGGCAAAATGTGGCGCAAGTTGGCGCGACCTATCGCCCGCATGAAGCCAAACCGCCCCTGCCGGAACTCTCCACTAATGCCCCGCTGCAAACGTTCCTGACGTATGCCCTGCTGAACCAGCCCCGGGTGGAAGCCGCCTTTTATGATTGGGCGTCCGCCGTGGAACGCATCACCGTGGAGCGGGGCCGCCCTGACCCGCAGTTGAAGCTGACGGCGAACATCCAGGATGCCATCAATGGACTGTTATTCGGTTTCATGACGGATCTGCCCGGTCCCGGCAAGCTTGCGGCGCAAGCCGAAGTGGCCGCCGCCGAAAGCCGGGTGAAATATTACGCCTATGAATTCACACTGGTGCAAGCCGCCTACGACGTGAAGAAAGCATATTATCAGTTGCATTTTCTGGCGGACAAACTGCGCATCAACCGCGAAACGCTCGCCCTGCTGAACGACCTGGAGAAACTGGCGCGCTCGCAGAATGAGGTGGGCAAGGTCACGTTGCAGGACGTGCTGCGCGCCCAAATCGAGCAGGACCGCATGCAGAACGAGATTGCCAATCTGGAAGATTCACGCCTGCCATTGCTGGCCCAGTTCAAGGCCGCACTCGGACTGGCGGGCACCCAAGCCAACCCGCCTGTTCCGCACCAGTTTGAAACCATCCCGCTGGAACTGGATGCGGATAAAATCCTCGCGCTGGCGCTGGCGCGCAATTCACGACTCAAAGGCATGGAGGCGGAAATCCGGCTGGCTGAGGCGAGCATCCACCTCGCGCGCAAAGGCAAGGTTCCCGACTTCTCCGCCGGGCTGGAAGTGGATGCGCTGGCCTCGCCCACGATGATATCGCCACAGACTGGTATCTCCCTGCCGATCTGGCGGGACAAAATTACCGCCAAAATTGCCGCCGCCCAGGCCGGCCAGCGCGCCTCGGCAGCGCGCCTCTCCACCGAACAAATCTCGCTGGCGGTGGACATCGCTGAAAAATTGTATCTCTGCCGCGAGAGCGCCCGCAATCTGCAACTGGTGCAACAACACCTCATACCCAAAGCGAAAATGGCCCTGGATGTTGGACGCTCCAGCTACCTGGTGGGCAAGGTGGACTTTTTCAACCTCTCGGACATGCAGCGTCAACTGCTGCAATTTCAATTGATGGAAGTGGACGCCCGCATCCAGCGCGAGTTGGCGCTTGCCGAACTCTCCCTGCTGGTGATCGGGCAAATACCGGAAGGCGCCCCGGTGGTGGAAAAGAAGTAA
- a CDS encoding efflux RND transporter periplasmic adaptor subunit: protein MSLIGWSLLLLSLFWLAGCSKGDAGTAKGAKYHCPMHPTYVSDRMGDCPICNMKLVLIKEDAKPAAASASGGTKYICTMCPTVVSNQPGLCPECNMKLVATNLAPASASGSATDAKPVKYHCPMHPTYVSDRMGDCPICNMKLVPIKDGAGPEASAVPGRVLVALSPEKRNLIGLATTKVDMRDLSQTIRATAVVQHDETRFTRIAPRFNGWVQELMVNYTGQHVHKGDPLFKVFSPDLMASENEYLLAYRNYQETAQAATVQREAARRLMDSARKRLHIWQIDDEEIRGIETRQEVKDEMIFRAPFSGHVTVKNAVEGKAFTAGETLYEIADLSRVWLRVAVFEYDWPNIKLEQKARVIFPYLGEKTFTSSVTFLYPHVDPQTRRGEVRLELDNPNHELRPDMWATVELEVPLGRVLAVPASAIIDTGTRQLAFVDREDQHLEPREVKIGGRTDDYWQVLDGLKDGEKVVTRALFLVDSESQLKAAIAAMTAEPAPKAEEAKPAPAHQH from the coding sequence ATGTCACTCATAGGTTGGAGTTTACTCCTCCTCAGCCTGTTTTGGCTGGCGGGTTGCAGCAAGGGCGATGCGGGCACCGCCAAGGGTGCCAAGTATCATTGCCCGATGCACCCGACTTATGTCAGCGACCGCATGGGCGACTGCCCCATCTGCAACATGAAGCTGGTGTTGATCAAGGAGGACGCCAAGCCTGCCGCTGCATCCGCCTCCGGCGGTACCAAATACATCTGCACCATGTGCCCCACCGTGGTGAGCAACCAGCCGGGGTTGTGCCCGGAATGCAACATGAAGCTGGTGGCCACCAACCTGGCTCCGGCCAGCGCGAGCGGTTCCGCTACGGATGCCAAGCCGGTGAAATATCATTGTCCGATGCATCCGACGTATGTCAGTGACCGCATGGGCGACTGCCCCATCTGCAACATGAAGCTGGTGCCCATCAAAGACGGTGCCGGGCCGGAGGCCAGCGCGGTGCCGGGCCGGGTCCTCGTGGCGCTTTCTCCGGAAAAGCGGAATCTGATCGGGTTGGCCACGACCAAAGTGGACATGCGGGATCTCAGTCAAACCATTCGCGCCACGGCGGTGGTACAACATGACGAGACCCGGTTCACCCGCATTGCGCCGCGCTTCAACGGTTGGGTGCAGGAACTGATGGTCAATTACACGGGCCAGCACGTGCATAAAGGTGATCCGCTATTCAAAGTGTTCAGCCCGGACCTGATGGCCTCCGAAAATGAATATCTGCTGGCCTACCGCAACTACCAGGAAACCGCCCAAGCCGCCACCGTTCAGCGGGAGGCCGCCCGCCGCCTAATGGACTCCGCGCGCAAGCGCCTGCACATCTGGCAAATTGACGACGAGGAAATTCGCGGGATTGAAACCCGGCAGGAAGTCAAAGATGAAATGATTTTTCGCGCCCCGTTTTCCGGGCATGTCACGGTCAAGAACGCAGTGGAAGGCAAGGCGTTCACGGCGGGGGAAACCCTGTATGAAATCGCCGATCTTTCGCGGGTGTGGCTGCGCGTGGCGGTATTCGAGTACGACTGGCCCAACATCAAGCTCGAGCAAAAAGCGCGGGTCATTTTTCCCTATCTGGGGGAAAAAACCTTTACCTCCTCCGTCACCTTCCTTTACCCGCATGTGGACCCGCAAACCCGGCGCGGAGAGGTGCGCCTGGAATTGGACAACCCCAACCATGAGTTGCGTCCCGACATGTGGGCCACTGTGGAACTGGAAGTTCCCCTGGGCCGCGTGCTCGCGGTTCCAGCCAGCGCCATCATTGACACCGGCACACGCCAATTGGCCTTTGTGGATCGCGAAGATCAGCACCTGGAGCCGCGCGAGGTGAAAATCGGCGGGCGCACCGACGACTATTGGCAGGTGCTAGACGGCTTGAAAGACGGGGAAAAGGTCGTCACCCGCGCCCTGTTCCTGGTAGATTCCGAGAGCCAGCTCAAGGCCGCCATCGCCGCCATGACCGCCGAACCGGCGCCCAAGGCAGAGGAAGCCAAACCGGCTCCAGCACATCAACATTAA
- a CDS encoding efflux RND transporter permease subunit, giving the protein MTDPSPLPGTAPHRESLIERVIDWSARNKFMVFMTVAALLAGGIYCMRNTPLDALPDLSDVQVIVFTQWEGRSPNLVEDQVTYPIVTKLISAPKVKVVRGYSFFGYSFVYVIFADGTDIYWARSRVMEYMQGLGGSLPTGVTPTLGPDATGVGWGFQYALVDKSGTNDLAALRSFQDWHLRYWLQGIEGVAEVATFGGFQKQYQVELDPNKLLAFNLPLTKIVAAIRNANNDVGGRELERFGTTYLVRGQGYIKSLDDLRLVVIGADSRGTPIMLRDVAQNITLGPEMRRGAGDFNGEGEAVGGVVVVRFGQNVLQVIERIKAKLAEVKPSLPKGVEIVTTYDRSDLINRSIETLKHTILEESIIVSLVVLLFLLDLGGAVRAIVMLPIAVALAFIPMYFMGLTANIMSLAGIAISIGVLCDEAVVMVENVHKRLEHAPPGLSRKERQEIIIAACKQLGKPLFFALLVITVSFMPVFTLEAQEGRLFKPLAFTKTFTMAWAAFLSITIGPALIVLMTGAKVIPEHKHLISRILHRLYYPWVSALMRRRILSIVIALIAVGSAIPIYQKLGSEFMPPLNEGTILYMPTTLPTVSITEATRLMQIQDRIIRQFPEVLTVHGKAGKSETATDPAPLEMFETVVQLKPEKEWRQVPNPRFYSKWPEWLQTPLRKVWPDVRPITWDELTAEMDEALNIPGLVNAWTMPIKARIDMLSTGIRTPVGLKIFGADLEVIGQIGERLESVLREVPGTRSAYAERTTGGYYLDIIPKRAEIARYGLNVGDVLMVVETAIGGMAVDRTIEGRERYTINVRYSRELRDDPEKLKRVLVPIAAGMSSGATPTPMEAGGTSAASTAVVQIPLGQLVEIKTTIGPPLIKNENGALTGYVYVDLAGRDIGSYVDEAKKVVAEKIEKTGLLPAGYRIEWTGQYEYMLRVKERLKVVIPLTLCLIFLLLFMNFKSIPETFIILLSIPFAITGSIWILYFMGYHLSIAVWVGIIALAGLAAQTGTVMIIYLDEAFHTYQRAGRMKTQHDLFEAITYGAVQRVRPKLMTVAMITMGLVPALWATGAGAEAIQRIAAPMVGGLITSTILTLEIVPAIYSLWRGRHVEWVKGPRPPRKKWADLSAEFVALERQLAEDKK; this is encoded by the coding sequence ATGACCGATCCATCGCCACTTCCCGGAACTGCGCCGCATCGCGAGTCCCTCATCGAGCGCGTCATTGACTGGAGCGCCCGCAACAAGTTCATGGTGTTCATGACGGTCGCGGCGCTGCTGGCAGGCGGCATCTACTGCATGCGCAATACACCGTTGGATGCGCTGCCCGATCTCTCCGACGTGCAAGTGATCGTCTTCACGCAATGGGAAGGACGCAGCCCGAACCTGGTCGAAGACCAGGTCACGTACCCGATTGTCACCAAGCTGATCAGCGCGCCCAAGGTCAAGGTGGTGCGCGGCTACTCGTTCTTTGGCTACTCGTTTGTGTACGTCATCTTTGCGGATGGCACCGATATCTATTGGGCGCGCTCGCGGGTGATGGAGTACATGCAGGGACTGGGCGGCAGCCTGCCAACCGGCGTCACGCCCACCCTGGGGCCGGACGCCACCGGCGTCGGCTGGGGATTCCAATACGCGTTGGTGGACAAGAGCGGCACCAACGACCTCGCCGCGCTGCGCAGCTTTCAGGACTGGCACCTGCGGTACTGGCTGCAAGGCATTGAAGGCGTCGCTGAAGTCGCGACATTCGGCGGGTTTCAGAAGCAATATCAGGTGGAGTTGGACCCCAATAAACTGCTCGCTTTCAACCTGCCGCTTACCAAAATCGTGGCGGCCATCCGCAACGCCAATAATGACGTGGGCGGGCGCGAGCTGGAGCGTTTTGGCACCACCTACCTGGTGCGCGGCCAGGGGTATATCAAAAGCCTGGATGACCTGCGGTTGGTCGTCATTGGGGCCGACTCCCGGGGCACGCCGATCATGCTGCGCGATGTCGCTCAAAACATCACCTTGGGACCCGAGATGCGACGTGGGGCGGGAGACTTCAATGGTGAGGGTGAGGCGGTGGGCGGCGTGGTGGTCGTGCGGTTCGGCCAAAACGTATTGCAGGTCATCGAGCGCATCAAAGCCAAGCTGGCTGAAGTAAAACCCTCGCTACCGAAAGGCGTGGAGATTGTTACGACTTATGACCGGTCGGACCTGATCAACCGCTCGATTGAAACGCTCAAGCACACCATCCTGGAGGAATCCATCATCGTTTCGCTGGTGGTGCTTCTGTTCCTGCTGGATCTCGGCGGGGCGGTGCGGGCCATTGTGATGCTACCCATCGCGGTGGCGCTGGCGTTCATCCCCATGTACTTCATGGGGCTGACGGCGAACATCATGTCGCTGGCCGGTATCGCGATTAGTATCGGCGTCTTGTGCGACGAGGCGGTGGTCATGGTGGAGAACGTCCACAAGCGGCTGGAACACGCGCCGCCCGGCCTCAGCCGGAAGGAGCGCCAGGAAATCATCATCGCCGCCTGCAAACAGCTTGGCAAACCGCTCTTTTTTGCGCTGCTAGTCATCACCGTCAGCTTCATGCCGGTCTTTACGCTGGAAGCGCAGGAAGGGCGGCTCTTTAAACCGCTGGCGTTCACCAAGACTTTCACTATGGCCTGGGCCGCATTCCTCTCCATCACCATCGGCCCGGCGCTGATTGTGCTGATGACCGGCGCCAAAGTGATTCCGGAACACAAGCACCTTATCAGCCGGATTCTGCACCGGCTGTATTATCCATGGGTCAGCGCCCTGATGCGGCGGCGCATCCTGTCCATCGTCATCGCGCTGATCGCTGTGGGTTCGGCGATACCCATCTACCAGAAACTCGGTTCGGAATTCATGCCGCCGTTGAACGAGGGCACGATCCTTTACATGCCCACCACACTGCCCACGGTTTCCATCACCGAGGCCACCCGCCTGATGCAAATCCAGGATCGCATCATCCGGCAATTCCCGGAGGTGCTCACCGTGCATGGCAAGGCGGGTAAATCCGAAACCGCCACCGACCCCGCACCGCTCGAAATGTTTGAAACCGTGGTACAATTGAAACCGGAAAAGGAGTGGCGGCAGGTGCCCAATCCGCGCTTTTACTCCAAGTGGCCGGAGTGGTTACAAACGCCACTGCGGAAGGTCTGGCCGGATGTCCGTCCCATCACCTGGGACGAACTGACCGCCGAAATGGACGAAGCGCTGAACATCCCGGGCCTGGTCAACGCCTGGACCATGCCCATCAAGGCGCGCATTGACATGCTTTCCACCGGCATCCGCACCCCGGTGGGGTTGAAAATCTTCGGGGCCGACCTGGAAGTCATCGGTCAGATTGGCGAACGCCTCGAATCCGTGTTGCGCGAAGTCCCGGGCACCCGCAGTGCCTACGCGGAACGCACCACCGGTGGCTATTACCTCGACATCATCCCCAAGCGCGCGGAAATCGCGCGGTACGGACTCAACGTCGGCGATGTGCTGATGGTGGTGGAGACGGCCATTGGCGGCATGGCGGTGGACCGCACCATTGAAGGCCGGGAACGTTACACCATCAATGTCCGCTACAGCCGCGAATTGCGGGATGACCCGGAAAAGCTGAAACGGGTGCTGGTACCGATCGCGGCTGGCATGAGTTCCGGAGCCACCCCCACGCCCATGGAGGCGGGCGGCACATCTGCGGCTTCAACCGCCGTGGTGCAAATCCCGCTGGGTCAACTGGTCGAAATCAAAACCACGATCGGTCCGCCTCTGATCAAAAACGAAAACGGCGCGTTGACCGGCTATGTGTATGTGGACCTTGCCGGGCGCGATATTGGGAGCTATGTGGACGAAGCCAAAAAAGTGGTCGCCGAGAAAATTGAAAAGACCGGCCTGCTGCCGGCGGGTTACCGTATTGAATGGACCGGCCAATATGAATACATGCTGCGCGTGAAGGAGCGGTTGAAAGTGGTCATTCCCTTGACCTTGTGCCTGATCTTCCTGTTGCTGTTCATGAACTTCAAATCCATCCCGGAAACGTTCATCATTCTGCTGTCCATTCCCTTTGCGATCACCGGCAGCATCTGGATTCTGTACTTCATGGGCTATCACCTCAGCATTGCGGTTTGGGTCGGCATCATTGCGCTGGCCGGTCTGGCGGCGCAGACGGGCACCGTCATGATCATCTATCTTGATGAGGCGTTCCACACCTACCAGCGGGCCGGACGCATGAAGACACAACATGATCTGTTTGAAGCCATCACCTATGGCGCGGTGCAGCGGGTGCGCCCCAAGCTGATGACTGTGGCCATGATCACCATGGGCCTGGTTCCCGCCCTCTGGGCCACGGGCGCTGGCGCGGAAGCAATTCAGCGCATTGCCGCCCCCATGGTCGGCGGGCTGATCACTTCCACCATCCTGACCCTGGAAATTGTCCCGGCCATCTATTCACTCTGGCGCGGACGGCACGTCGAATGGGTTAAAGGGCCGCGTCCGCCACGCAAGAAATGGGCGGATCTCAGCGCCGAATTTGTGGCGCTGGAAAGACAACTCGCCGAGGATAAAAAATAA